The DNA sequence GGCCGGGAGCTTGTCACCAGGATTTGTCAGACGCCGATCTGAATAATTTGCCACGATCGCGCTCCATTCTTCCAGCATGGACTTCCACTCTGAGGGCTGCGAAGAAGATTTGTCAGGACTTTGGCCTTTCAGACCCCGAAGTTGATGCACGAGTCCACTTCTGGGCATCGCCTTGTCCATGCGGGAATAGGCTCCGTTCGCAGAAATACTTTCAATGTATTCCCTATAGCGCTTGTAGTCATTGTTATTATGCTTTGAGGAGATTTTGTGATTCCTTTGGGGTTTGATGTCTGGAACAGCCAACATGTTGTTTTCGCATCTAATACAAGCATTGCATTCCCAATATATCTGATCCTTTCCAAAGAAAAGGCTTCGTGTGGAAAGCATACGCTCTTGTAAAGTCCAGCCACGAGTTGTGAGTGGGCTGGTTTTGGTCATGGATGCCCAGTCTTGGGCATGCTCACCAATAAAAGCCTGCGGCGTTTTTCTCATGCCAAGTGATCGATGACTCCAGTTAATATAGTGAGATCTCTTGTTTCTGTTTAGCAAGAACCCCTCATTACTCGTAGCGGCACTTGAAGCGCGGATTGTGACCTGGGAATTTCCATATACACTCGCCATCTTTTCTGCCTCATTCTTCCAGTCACTGGCATCATCTGCATTCATATTCGATGTTAAATGGATATTTGACGATAGTTAGTTGAAATCTGGCTTACCCTGTATTATACATAAGGAATCAATCCAGATATACTGGAAACCTAATGCCCTTGTGACCTTGATCGCATCTCTGATGGTTCGTGGTAAGATATCAAAATCGATCTTTTTCGTTCGTTGCCGGAAATTTGCTTTGATTGTCTGATGGTGGGTAATACCACCCCAGCAATAGCTAAGAGCAACGTATGACCCAAAAGTGTTTCGACTCTCGAATAGAAAGGGTGCAGTGCCGGTATTTACGTCACCCACATCTATTACTCGTGTAGGTAGAAGTGTAGAGGGTGCCAATAAGCAtgcttggccatgatggcgcaTGCAGTCGCTGATATAGCCTTTCATCAGATTAATACCCTCATTTGATAGTGGGTTTCTAGCGATACTTCGTCCAAGAATGAAGGTTCGATCTAAGTGGGGATCATCTACCAACAAATCAGCTCCGTTAATCAGTGGGCCCAGCTTTGACAGGCCATGTAATGGGACGAAACACACCATGTGATACAAAGAGATCGAAGGAAATCAAGACTGTTGGCTCTCTATCTGCACTAGGAGCCAAGGTTACTCCAATCATGTTGACCCAATCATCGGAATCATCTCCGCTGTCGTAAAAAGGTGTAACAAATATTCCCTCAGAGAGAACACGAGAATTATCCGAGCGAACATCATCTGGCCATTCCTCCTCTGCTGAATCGTCACTTTCCCCTGAGGAGATTTCATCTTCGCCAGGTAGTCCAAATAGACTAGGGCGTTTTATTTGAAAACCTCGGAGAAATGTCTGGCAGATGTCACAACCTTT is a window from the Trichoderma atroviride chromosome 5, complete sequence genome containing:
- a CDS encoding uncharacterized protein (EggNog:ENOG41~antiSMASH:Cluster_5.1), giving the protein MRCKYCNGLTVTELSKRKRRRKRLSQADTQLDNGGLMTDGFYKHQPSLRGLMHSADKGCDICQTFLRGFQIKRPSLFGLPGEDEISSGESDDSAEEEWPDDVRSDNSRVLSEGIFVTPFYDSGDDSDDWVNMIGVTLAPSADREPTVLISFDLFVSHDDPHLDRTFILGRSIARNPLSNEGINLMKGYISDCMRHHGQACLLAPSTLLPTRVIDVGDVNTGTAPFLFESRNTFGSYVALSYCWGGITHHQTIKANFRQRTKKIDFDILPRTIRDAIKVTRALGFQYIWIDSLCIIQDDASDWKNEAEKMASVYGNSQVTIRASSAATSNEGFLLNRNKRSHYINWSHRSLGMRKTPQAFIGEHAQDWASMTKTSPLTTRGWTLQERMLSTRSLFFGKDQIYWECNACIRCENNMLAVPDIKPQRNHKISSKHNNNDYKRYREYIESISANGAYSRMDKAMPRSGLVHQLRGLKGQSPDKSSSQPSEWKSMLEEWSAIVANYSDRRLTNPGDKLPAVAGLMAALDTRYEGNGGQYVAGLWQKHINDLWGLLWKVDAPSGDIKIAATYRSPSWSWAKLDGKINTQIEKQHGGSSSYQARVLSVRVEGSFVDVKRAHIIIQGDCGYLSRKLFFSMEHAEQDGQPFARITADSGQISRDEQLAYVAVHQPYCIRIKQWEGDGLFYKCQFLLLTAVPNRPNAFYRIGIGEAPIRSAHWVFPDHNYSLRSWDKLWHKLERRTITLL